Within the Corynebacterium tuberculostearicum genome, the region ATAGCCTTTCTGGCAGCGCGCCCACCATGGGGTGGTAGTCCTCGAGGACGCGAGCGAAGGCGGAGTCGAAGTCTTCTCGCGACAGATCCTGGGACAGGTCATTAATGCGCTGCGTTATCTGGCGCAAGCTGGCGTTGTCGGGCTGGCGAGAGAGGGCCGCTTGGGCGTCGCCAAGCAGCCATTGCACCTCGCCCGCGCGCACCGCAGTATCGCCGGCGCAGAAATTTTCTAGGGAATCTATCTGTGCTGCGGCCGTATTAATCTGCTTGAGCGCTTTGTATGCCTCCTTGATGGAGGCGGCGTGCAGGGAATAGTCTTGGATGTTCTCCAGCGCCTTGAGCGCCGGTCGCGCATCGGTGTACTGATTGACCAGAGAGCGCCACTGCACCTTCAGGTAGTCGCCCGCCAAGGGGGAATGCAGGGCGTCAATCCGTGCCTCCGTGCGCTTGATGAGTTCCTCAGCCCCGTCGCGAGCGCCCTTAATATAATCGAAGCGCTTGCGCACTCGGGCGCGGCGGATGAACAAGTAGGTAATGAGGCCAACCGCGCCCAGAACTACGAGCACCATAGTCGCTGCGATGAATACGGACCACGTGGGCACATCCTGCATAGATTGCCGGCGCACGGTAGTATCCGCGTCGGCGCGCGTAGCCAGGATCATGCCGACGGTATAGTCATCGTCCGCCAGCGCAGGCCGCATCTGGTCCAAGATGCCGTCCACGCGGCCCTCGTCATAAATCTTGATGTCCTGGCACACCTCTGTGCCGCAGTGCACGGCCATACTATTGGGCTCAAAACCTACCGCGATGACGAGCACATTTTTCTGTAGCCCACTTCCGTTGATGAAATGTGGATGCTCGCGTTCCAAGTCATGGAATAGAGTCCGGGAAAATTCCTCGCCCGACTTCGGATACGTAGCGTAGAGGACCTCGTGCACGGAATCCGGCAAATGCATGGACTGGGCTTGCGATTTGATGGCCCCTTCGTCCGAATTGCTGAGGATTTGGGCGTGGTCTAGAAACTCCACCGCGGGCTTTTCCTCTGCGATAGCGGCGGGCGCGCTGGCTACAGCGAGAAGACCTACTGCTGCCGCGCAAGGAACCCATCTCATGATGTTCCATAATACGGGCTCCGCGTGTAAACCGTAGTACTTATGCAAAAGCAACTACGCTAAATCGCTGACTACTGTTTATACCGTTTGGAGAATCGAAGCTATCGTGACTGCCAACAACACCCAGGCCCATGAGCCCCTGCAGCGCATCCTGCTGCCTAAGCGCGGCGAGCCCTTTGATGTGCGGATGCTCTACCTCATCGAAGCCGAGCAAAACCGCGAACGCCTCAGCTGGTTTAACCGCACCTCCGTCACCATCCCGGCCGGTGAGGAAGCATCTTTTGAAACCTACTTCAATGCCTTCCCAGCTTCCTACTGGCGCCGCTGGTCCCAGCTGCGTTCCGTAATCCTCAGCCTGGACATTGAGGGTCAAGCAAATATTTCCCTCTACCGCTCCAAGCAGGATGGCCAGCGCATTTCCGTGGCCAACCACCTGGTAGGCACCGGCCACCACGAGTTTGAGCTGCCGCTTAAAAACTTCGAGGATGGCGGTTGGCTGTGGTTCGATATCACCGCCGAGCAGGAAACCACGCTTGCTGACGCCGCCTGGTGCTCCCCCCACGCCCCCGGCCCACAGCTGCTGCCGGACGGCACCGAGCAACCAGCGCAGGACAAGCGCGTGGCGGTCGGCATCCCCACTTTTAACCGCCCGACCGATGCCGTGGCAGCGCTCAAGGCACTGGCCGAGGACCCGGTGGTAGACGAGATCATCGACTTCGTCCTCATGCCGGATCAAGGCAACCAGCACCCGGCCGATGAGCCGGGGTACGACGAGGCGGTGGCCCACTTTGGCGAGCGCTTCCGCGAATTCCGCCAAGGCAACCTGGGCGGCTCCGGCGGCTACTCCCGCATCATGTACGAGGCGCTGGAGAATACCGAATCGCCCTTCATCCTGTACATGGACGATGACATCGCCATCGAGCCGGACTCCGTGCTGCGCGCGGTTCAGGCGGCCCGCTACGCGGCTAAGCCCATTATCGTCGGCGGCCAGATGCTCAATCTGCAGGAGCGCTCCCAGCTGCGCACCACCGGCGAACAGGTTAACCGTGCCGATTTCATGTGGGGCGCGGCGCCGCACGCCGTCTACGACCACGACTTTGCCAAGTACCCGCTGCGCGCCATCGGCACCCGCGAGACTCACCTGGATCCCAAGAAGTACGATTCCCGCGCGCTGCACCGCCGCGTTGACGTGGAATACAACGGCTGGTGGATGTGCCTCTTCCCACGCATCGTGGCAGAAACCAACGGCCAGCCGCTGCCGCTGTTTATCAAGTGGGACGATACCGAGTACTCCCTGCGCGCAGCGCGCAACGGATTCCCCACGGTGACCTGGCCGGGTGCCGCTATCTGGCACATGGCTTGGGCGGATAAGGACGATGCCATTGACTGGCAGGCCTACTTCCACCTGCGCAACCGCCTCATCGTTGCCGCGATGTACCACGAGGGGCCGGCCAAGGGCATTACCAAGTCCATCTTTAAGTCCACCCTCAAGCACACCATGTGCATGGAATACTCCACCATGGCCATCCAAATTGAGGCCATGCGAGACTTCCTGGCCGGACCGGACCATCTCTTCGACATCCTGGAGTCTTCGCTGCCGCGCATCGCGCAGATCCGCAAGAACTACTCCGATGCCGTCATCCTGGAATCCGCCGATGAGCTCCCAGCTCCCACCGGCGCGCCGGGCGTGCCCACCCGTAATATCGGCGGCCGCCTGGCCAAGATTAAGAAGATCCCGTGGGCCATCAAGGGCCTCAAGCACCTCGTCAGTAAGGAAGACGCTGCGCACCATGAGGCGCCGCAGCTAAACCTCACCCCGGACGAGGCCCGCTGGTTCACCTTGTCCCGCGTAGATTCGGCCACCGTCTCCACCGCGGGTGGCACCGGCGTCGCCTTCCGCAAGCGTGATCGCGACCTAGCCAAGGACCTCGTGACCCAGACCCGCGAGCTGCTGAAGGAAATCGAGGAGAACTTCGACGACCTGCGCGCCGAATACCGCGCGGCACAGCCGGAGCTGACTTCGCGCGAGTCCTGGAAGAAGGTCTTCGATGCCCAATAAGCTTTCCGTAGCAGAATCGCGCGTCCTCGAATCCATCCAAAATGCGGCCTTCGACGTGCCCGGTGTGCTTCCCACCGCCCGCGGGCTTAGCCACTGGGGCGAGCATGCCTTGGGCTGGATGGGCAGCGCTGCGGTAGGGGCGGGCATCGACAAGCGCCGCCGCGAAGGCTGGATCCGTGTTGGAGCCGCCGCCTTCCTCGCGCACGCCGCCAGCGTGGTGCTCAAGCGCATCGTGCGCCGCAAGCGCCCGGATTATCCCTACGTGCGCGTGGGTGTAAAAACGCCCTCCAAGCTCTCCTTTCCCAGCTCGCACGCGACTTCGACCACCGCATTCCTGGTGGCGGTAAGCCGCCTTACCGGCCGCAAGGCGCCCCTTCTCGGCGTGCCGGTAATGATGGCATCGCGTATGGTGCTCGGAGTGCACTACCCAACAGATACGGCCGTGGGCGCGGCCATCGGCGCTGCTACCGCGGAGGTCGTGATGAAAGGAATGAAGCATGAGTGATGATGGAAACCAGCACTTTTTCCATTCGGAGCCGCACACCTCTGGCGTAGACACCGGCCGCAAGCGCAAGCCGCCGAAGAATCTTGCCGATGGCATGATTAAGGCCCTGCGCCCCAAGCAGTGGGTCAAAAACGTCCTGGTGCTGGCCGCCCCCGCCGCGGCCGGCGCCGAAGCGCTGTTCCATGGCCGCGTGCTTCTCGACGTCCTCTTGGCCTTCGTCGTCTTCTGCCTCGGTGCTTCCTCCATTTACCTGATTAACGATGCGAAGGATTGGCGAGAGGACCAAGAGCATCCGACCAAGCGCTTCCGCCCGATTGCCTCGGGTGTGCTACCGATCAAGCTCGCCTATGTCATGGCCGTGGTGCTCATCTGCCTGTCCATCGGCTTGTCTTTCCTCGCTACGGCCGGGCCGCAGCTGGCTATCGTGATGGCAATTTATATCGCACTGCAGTTGGGCTATTGCTTTGGCTGGAAGCATATGCCGGTGATCGATATTGCGCTGGTGTCCTCCGGCTTCATGCTGCGCACCATGGCCGGTGGCGTAGCCGCAGGCATCGAGCTTTCCCAGTGGTTCCTGCTGGTGGCGGCCTTCGGCTCGCTGTTTATGGCCTCCGGCAAGCGCTACTCGGAGATCCTGTTGGTAGAACAGACTGGCGCGAAAATCCGCAAATCCCTGGAGGGCTATACGCCCACCTACCTGCGCTTCGTGTGGACCCTAGCCGCCACCGCAGTGGTCATCTGCTACACCTTGTGGGGCTTCGAGCTCGCTAACGACGCCCAGACCGGTGGCGTGTGGTACCAGATTTCCATGGTGCCGTTTACTATCGCCATCCTGCGCTACGCGGCCGATGTGGACCGCGGCCAGGGCGGCGCACCGGATGAGATTGCACTCGAGGACCGCACTTTGCAGGTTCTCGCCTTGGCCTGGCTCGCCTGCATCGCAATGGCGGTTTATATCATGCCGTTGTTCTAGACACAGCGGAATCGATATAGAAATTTTCTGCGGGGCTGATAAACTTTCTCCCCGTGCTTAACACCGACCACAAGAGTATCGCCCGCTGGAGTGCCCCAGCGGTCGTTCTTGTGATCGGTGTTTTATCTTTCTGGGGCGGCTTCGCTCGCCGCTGGATTTCCGATGACGGCCTCATCGTCCTGCGTACCGTGCGCAATCTCGAAGCTGGAAACGGGCCCGTGTTCAATATGGGCGAGCGCGTGGAGGCCAATACTTCCACGCTGTGGCAGTACCTCATCTTCCTCGTGCGCTGGGTCTCCCACGCAAACCTGGAAGGCATCGCCATTTACTTGGGCCTCTTCTTGGCGGTAGCAGCAATGGTTGTCGGCACGGGGGCGTCGGCAAGCATGCGCTCTGGCGCCGTCCTTCCGGCCGGCGCACTTGTGTATGTGGCCCTGCCACCGGCCCGCGACTTTTTCACTTCCGGCTTGGAATGGGGTCTGTGCATCTTCTACCTTGCGGTGCTGTGGTGGCTGTTGTTGCGGTGGTCGCGCCCGCGTCGCCACTCCGGGAGCAATAGCGACGCCTATTGGCTCGCCTTCTGGGCTGGGCTGTCCTGGCTGGTGCGCCCAGAGCTCGCTCTGTACGGCGGCCTGGTGGGAATCGTGCTGCTCGTATCCCACCGCTGGTGGAAGATTCTTGCCGTCGCAGTGCCGCTGCCGTTGGCCTATGAGATTTTCCGCATGGGTTACTACGGCCTACTGACCCCGCACACGGCCGTGGCCAAGTCCGCGGCCGGTTCCGAATGGGGCAAGGGCTTTACCTACCTGGCGGACTTTGCCGGACCGTACTGGCTCTTCCTACCGCTCATCGTGCTAGCCATTGCGGGTCTGTGGAAGGCGGACCTGCGCCCCACGGCTCTCCGATCCACCGCCATTGCCACGTATCTTTTTGTAGGTGCGGCGCTCATCCATACGCTTTATGTCTTGCGCGTGGGTGGAGACTTTATGCACGGCCGCATGCTGCTGCTGCCACTTTTTGCGATTCTGCTTCCGATCTTTGTCGTTAGCGTACGCATGTGGATCGTTTCCGTCCTCTGTGCGGTGTGGGCGCTGGTTATCGTTCTGCGCGGGCATCCGGTGGATCGCAGCATCTATGCGGATGAAATTTCCATCGTGGACGAGCGCGATTTTTGGACCTATGCCACCCAGCGCCAGGATCCTCCTATGCGGGCCGAAGAGTTCCTCGGCGCCAAGTTTATGGAGGACTACCAGGAGGGCATCGACGAGCTAGAGGCGGGCGACGCCATGACCTTCCGCTATATCAAGGGCGAAGATAGGTTCTCGTGGACGGCCACGCCTGCGGACCCTTCGCGCACCGATCCGCCGACCGTTTACCTGCTCAATTTGGGCCTGTCTTCCATGAATGCGCCGCTGGATATTCGCGTGCTGGACAATATCGGCCTCAGCAACCCTTTGGCGGCGCGCCAGCCGCGCATCGAGGGCGGGCGCATTGGGCACGACAAGAGCTTGGATATGTCGTGGCAGGTGGCAGATTCCGCCGCCGATATCGACGAGATCCCGGCGTGGATTGATAAGTACGAGGCGGCCAAGGCTCGCGCCGCGCTTGCCGACGCCGATTTTCAGAAACTCTTCGCCACATACAGGGAACCCCTAACTTGGGACCGTTTCTGGAAAAATATTAAATTCTCTCTGACCGATGGTCGGACCCTCACTTTTTCTTCTGATCCCTCTGACTACCTGCGCTAATTCCTTTAGATGCAGACTTTAGGGGGAACCTAAGTTACACTATTCTGTGACATTGTTATCGATCCGTGACGTTAACGGTATACAGGTTCCGGACGATAGAACTTAGTGACAATCACCGAGTAGTTTGAAGGAGAAAGATGACTGCATCCATCAAGGGTCGCGTCCTTTCAGTCATCATGGCAGTTGCCGTAGCTTTGGGCCTGGCCGTCGTGGCAGGTTCCCAGCCGGCAGAGGCAGCCAACCGCGACTGGCTGCGCCGTGACGCCACTGGTACGTGTGAGTGGGACAAGGTTGGCTGGTGG harbors:
- a CDS encoding DUF5129 domain-containing protein; amino-acid sequence: MRWVPCAAAVGLLAVASAPAAIAEEKPAVEFLDHAQILSNSDEGAIKSQAQSMHLPDSVHEVLYATYPKSGEEFSRTLFHDLEREHPHFINGSGLQKNVLVIAVGFEPNSMAVHCGTEVCQDIKIYDEGRVDGILDQMRPALADDDYTVGMILATRADADTTVRRQSMQDVPTWSVFIAATMVLVVLGAVGLITYLFIRRARVRKRFDYIKGARDGAEELIKRTEARIDALHSPLAGDYLKVQWRSLVNQYTDARPALKALENIQDYSLHAASIKEAYKALKQINTAAAQIDSLENFCAGDTAVRAGEVQWLLGDAQAALSRQPDNASLRQITQRINDLSQDLSREDFDSAFARVLEDYHPMVGALPERLYPQRDRKTPPLLGTPEWRPGMGTHYMPYRFAGFWVANNNVSSQLPDPYRF
- a CDS encoding glycosyltransferase; the encoded protein is MTANNTQAHEPLQRILLPKRGEPFDVRMLYLIEAEQNRERLSWFNRTSVTIPAGEEASFETYFNAFPASYWRRWSQLRSVILSLDIEGQANISLYRSKQDGQRISVANHLVGTGHHEFELPLKNFEDGGWLWFDITAEQETTLADAAWCSPHAPGPQLLPDGTEQPAQDKRVAVGIPTFNRPTDAVAALKALAEDPVVDEIIDFVLMPDQGNQHPADEPGYDEAVAHFGERFREFRQGNLGGSGGYSRIMYEALENTESPFILYMDDDIAIEPDSVLRAVQAARYAAKPIIVGGQMLNLQERSQLRTTGEQVNRADFMWGAAPHAVYDHDFAKYPLRAIGTRETHLDPKKYDSRALHRRVDVEYNGWWMCLFPRIVAETNGQPLPLFIKWDDTEYSLRAARNGFPTVTWPGAAIWHMAWADKDDAIDWQAYFHLRNRLIVAAMYHEGPAKGITKSIFKSTLKHTMCMEYSTMAIQIEAMRDFLAGPDHLFDILESSLPRIAQIRKNYSDAVILESADELPAPTGAPGVPTRNIGGRLAKIKKIPWAIKGLKHLVSKEDAAHHEAPQLNLTPDEARWFTLSRVDSATVSTAGGTGVAFRKRDRDLAKDLVTQTRELLKEIEENFDDLRAEYRAAQPELTSRESWKKVFDAQ
- a CDS encoding phosphatase PAP2 family protein; amino-acid sequence: MPNKLSVAESRVLESIQNAAFDVPGVLPTARGLSHWGEHALGWMGSAAVGAGIDKRRREGWIRVGAAAFLAHAASVVLKRIVRRKRPDYPYVRVGVKTPSKLSFPSSHATSTTAFLVAVSRLTGRKAPLLGVPVMMASRMVLGVHYPTDTAVGAAIGAATAEVVMKGMKHE
- a CDS encoding decaprenyl-phosphate phosphoribosyltransferase; the encoded protein is MSDDGNQHFFHSEPHTSGVDTGRKRKPPKNLADGMIKALRPKQWVKNVLVLAAPAAAGAEALFHGRVLLDVLLAFVVFCLGASSIYLINDAKDWREDQEHPTKRFRPIASGVLPIKLAYVMAVVLICLSIGLSFLATAGPQLAIVMAIYIALQLGYCFGWKHMPVIDIALVSSGFMLRTMAGGVAAGIELSQWFLLVAAFGSLFMASGKRYSEILLVEQTGAKIRKSLEGYTPTYLRFVWTLAATAVVICYTLWGFELANDAQTGGVWYQISMVPFTIAILRYAADVDRGQGGAPDEIALEDRTLQVLALAWLACIAMAVYIMPLF